The DNA region GAACAAATACTAGCCCGTTAAACCCTTAATTAACCAGCAAAATCCAAAACCATCATCGAACGTTGGTGGTCTTGGTCGTGTGTTGTTTTCAACCATTAACTCGAAACCAAACCTTTTGGCTCGAACATGTTTGCATCCGTCCGTTGGACACCCTTGTAAGAATTGAAGCAAATATTGGGTTAAAATTAATAAGAGGACTAAATTTTCTTGATTTAAGAAATCAGAGGTctgaaattaaaattactttatatTGTTTAATTGAAATTAGAAATAACGACATATCCGCGCTGTCATTTATTTATATGTATTGTTGGCCACCTTTCCTTTTCCCTTCACCACATTTCATCTTAACGCACTTCAGCAAAGTCCAATATGCAATTCGTCAGCGTCACTCCCCATCATCATTCATGTCAACCTCAACCCAAGAAatcgaggaggaggaggaggaggacacTCTTCCTCCATGGGTGCGAGGGCGAGAGCGACCACACCAACCCCTCATCATGTACTAGTGAATACGGGTGCACACCCATTGGGTTTGAGGAACTGTTTGAAGACATCCCCACTATTTCAAAAACATCCTCCAAATCTAGCACTATGTGGGGTTCCACAATTCTATGATCACAATTCACGACGATGGTTGAGGCTTTAGGCGTGATCCATGAGACATGGTGAATCTAAGATGAGTGACACGACTGAGCACCCAACACTTGAAAACTCTCCTTATACAACATAATCGATGAAATCCAGCCCTCATCTAGGAACACAAGAGCAATTATAATATTTATCTTTCTTACTTTGAGATTAGAAGGGGTTGAAGGAGGGGTCCTATGCTGACATTtgtgaaaattgaaataaatttcCTGTGAAAAAAATCCGCAAAAGAATCAACATTTTCTTAGTGCTAAGtatttttgacttttttttaataagttgAAAATTGTTAGTGCAAAACTGAAAAAGTTAGTTTCAAGTTGCAAGTTATAGCATCTACCACACTGCTTGACTTTTGCGGTGCACATTTGCAGTTTATGTCTAGTTAGTCGTTATTTTACCTAACCATTGAAGTTAGTCATGGTTAGTTTACTGTGTTAATTTGGTGAAGTGTAGTTAGTTTAACTGAACAAAACTAACTAGAAGGCCGTTAGTGCTAGTTAGTTAGTTTTCAAGGGCGGTTAAGCCTCTAACTAATTTCTGTTACTATATAACATTCATGCTAAGGGCGTGTTAAGGGTAAGGAGGAGATTAGAAGAGTGTGAAGGGGGTGTTTTCGTCAAACACCCTCTCCAAGTTCCAAACACGTGATTGCGCGCGTAACCGCCATGGATCCTCCCTCTTCTCCTTCGTCGGAAGAATCAGCGCCGGCGTCTCCTCATCCGCCGCAACAACCACCGCAAGATCCTCTTTCGCTGGAGCAACCACTGTCTGAAACTTCTGATGATCCGCCGCAGCAACCACCACCGCAAGATACTCCTCAGCCGGCGCAACTACTGCAAGAGTCTCCAGAGGCGTCGCAACAATCATCGCAAGATCCTCTTTCGCCGCAGCCTGAGACTTCTGGTTCATCGCAACAACCTCCGCTGCAGTCTTCTCAGTTGGAGCATCAGGAAACAGAGTCTCGTTCGCCGGAGCAACAACGACGACTGAGACGACGAGCGTCCACCTCTCATCTGCTGCAAGGTTCAAGTTCAACATCGGGCCCGTCCGCCACTCATACGCTGCAAGAATCAAGACTGGTCCCGTCGTCGGAGTTTCCTCGCTGGGGACGAACAGCGCCCGCCTCTCGTCAGCCACAACAAGAACAACAGCAGTTGCCGGTCCGCCGTCTACCACCACGAGATCCACGTACTCATGCGGCGGCCTTCGTTAGAGAACACTACCCACCTTCTACTCGGGAACCCCCAGCTGGTACTCTTCCTCAACGACCTCCTTTGTACATTGAGgatcttagaattccttggaaTGAATCAGTTAAACCCGAAACTGGAAACTGCGTGTGGATGCTCTCCCTGTTGTTCATAATGGTACTCATATTTGGATTTATTCTGTACGCTCGTTATCATCACCATTGAAGTCTTTTGTAACTACCAATTTCATTGCATGATTATCAGTAGTAATGGCAGAAACTGTATAGCTGCTGATCAGTACTGCTAGCTAGGATTAAATAATCTTGTTCTTTAGATTCTTGTCAGTACTTTTTCATTAGGATTGCTAGCTAGTTCTCTGAAATATTGGGTTGAATTACAAGGCACAACATACATTTTACTCATACAGGGGAGAAACACATCATTGTGCTTAATTGATTGTGATCTTCATAGATTTTTTGATGTATATGACATAGCTAGCAATCATTGTAATCGTACTCCAGCTTTGGTTAATTTCCCTTTTTGTATATTGTGTTAAGCTGTTAGTGGAATAATTTCTGCAATTCTCATTTTAACAAGCACTTGCTATTCCTCAATATCGTCTGTTTTACTGAAATATGCAATGAATGAacttttatttcctttttttccttttaatttcaggttttgatttattttttatgcCAAATAAATGTTAAATTAAATGTTGCTTGCATTTTTTATTAACTAGTATATAATTACCATAGCTAAGCCTCAATTTGAGTATGACCTCATTTGGAATAGCTTATTTGATCTTATCTGGTAGTATAAGCGCTTATGCctgtgtttgggagagcttatatcataagttgttttgagcttattttcataagctattcaagATAGCTTATATATACCTTATTTCCAATTTatttctataaatttttttaagtaGCTTATGAACAAACCCTTATATTATAAACGCTTATGACAATAAGTgtttaattaagctgtttttccaaacgaaaccatatatatatatatatatatatctagtTAATTAGGCTTCTAGAGTTCAACATTAACACCTTTAATTTTATTGCCAACGTAACTTATATAACAGCATAGCTATGTAGTATGAAAAATACACTTTCCTAAACCAAGAATTTTTTGAATGAATCAAATTACTCCCTTGAAGAGATGATCATGATGGAATAGTTTAAAAAAGGCAAAGTGATAAAAAATCGAATAAGGCTTATTGCGTTCTAGTCCCGTAAGGTTTAGGAGTCACCTTATATAATTACTAACCATTCCAATGCTAGAAATTAGAATTTAATTTAGATGCACATACTCCATGGAAATTGAAAACACATGCAACCATCTTTCGCATCCATATAATTTCGCAAGTATTCTCCACAAATACCATGCTATGTGTAATTGAAGGActcactaaattaaaaaataaaaacccttATTTAGTACTCAGTATTACAAAGGAATCAGATAGGAAAGGAGACCTATATATCTTTGATGGTGGAGCTGAATCTAGCAAAATAGAGGAACAGAGACACGGACACGGAGGTGGTGCGATGGTCGCTGAGTTCACGTCATATGTGAGACAACTTAGTAGGGAGGTGGCGTGGCAACTGAGAATTGAGACAATTGTGGCGTAGTGGTAGCTTTGAGATGGTGGTGGCTCACGGGCGGCGCTACTTCTCAAAGTGGGAGAGAATGGAAGGAAATTAGCTAGGGCTCACGTTCACTAGACAGGCACGAAGGAGCTGCAAAAGTGAGTGAAAGAGGACATGAAATTAGGGTTAAAAAATGTAAGCTATATGTGTATTCGGGTGTTCTGATCAATTCGGATCTCATTTCCTTGAACCCGGAATCCGAATCGAGCACATTGGTACCCCTTTTTTCTCAAATTTGATCACACCCGCAAATCTAATTCAACCCGTCATTTTGGATTCGGTTTGCACCAGGTCAGACGATCTGGTCAGATTAGATCGATCATATACAATCCTATAAAAGGATGAGAAAATAGgagatgcactgacagtgtaaaattgttttacacatgcacccaattgatttccgccacatcagcaatttattaatttactaattaaaattaataagattTGTAACTACTTAGTCTTATGTGGCATAATGTGATTGGacgtcagtgtaaaacttccttacactgacagtgcatatccattaatctTTAAAAGGATTTAGTTAAATGTTTGATCATTAAAGAATgtgtaaataaaaagacttaTCGAGAAAGATCTAACTAATTAACGTGATttcaaaaaattgagaaaattaGTCTCATaaccagtgttatcagactcggaccggtgatcgactcggtcgaggcactgggtcaatgagtcaatggttcaaccactgggtcattggtttgattgcttgactcggtttatattaaaaaattataataatttaaaatataaccttagtatatcatatatataaaataatatgcattcTTCTAAACAAGAAGTAAGGTGGTGTAGTGGAAATTTGGATTAGCTTTCCTCCTTTAGGTCCTGTGTTCAAGTCCTACccatgacaatttttttaaataactctcaattgaatatcatttgaccaaataattaacattaaatgtaaattaattacagtttgaccattaaaaacagtttcgacaaaaaaaaaaatcagaaaaaaaaaaagactgacCGGTCCaaaaaaaccggccgagtcgcCGGTTTATTACCTGAACCGGCCGGTCCAAACCGGTTCATACCGGTTCAATTACATGCCCGATCCATTTAATGGCTCGGACCGGTCaagggtccggttcccggttcaaccggtcgaaTCGGCCGGTCCGGTCTGAGTTTTATAACTATGCTCATAACTATTGAATTATTGAATGTGAGAATTGGATCATCATATTTACTCAGGTCCataattaaaacttaaaagtagTTCTAATAGATAAACTTTATTATTTTGTATTTGAGAAAAATTAGAAGATATGAACGATTATTAATGAATATGTTTCATTATTTTATAGCAATCTAGATTTGGAGGTGAGAGTCCGTGCCATGGCTCCAAATTACACCAACCTTCCACCGCCCCCGGAACCCCTCTCTCGTCGCCTTCGTGAAGTTTGTCATTTGTTGATCCTCAACCTCGTAGCGCCCTTGACCGCTGTCATTATGGTAATGAATCACGCTCTCTGCATTCCTTTGACAATTGCGTTCTCTGTATTTCATTTGTACTTATAATGGGGGGATGGAAGTgatttttttgtatattttttgcATTTAATGTTGTCTAAGTGAATCTTGTTTCAGGTGAGTGCTTCTTATGCCGCTCTCGGCGAAATCTTCGACACGCTGAAGCTATTATTTAATCgttgatgatgataatgaaTTAATGATACAGATCTTTTAGCATTTTTCAGATCAGAGAGGAAATAAACTATGCAACTTTTCCGTTTATTTGTGATCAGGTCTTAGACCAAGCGCCTTGCAATTGATGTATTTATTAACTTGTCAATATTATATAAAGAGAATGAATCTGCATTTTATATAGCTTTTTACAGCATTGTTTTCTTCACATAGCAACTCTACTTTCCGGTCCTCTAAGTTTTGTAGATATATTTTTGTATCGGTTTGAAGTACCTTTTTACTTCCATTTCGATATATCTTTGGCTTATCAATATACGGAGATATCAGTATCATCAGTTCTCTGTTGAGGAATTTTGGTGAATTATTAGCAATTGGAAGGGCTATGTGCTTGTTGTTACTCTGTGGCTGCATTGTTGAATCAGGGAGGAAGGCAAGGTGCAGTATATGAAATAGTAGCTCGAAGATTGTCCTAATGTATGAGAAGCTTGCAGAGTAAAGGACAACGAAGTTCTTTCAACCAATCAACCATAACATGATCCTATGGAGGCAATGGTCCTATCACCTATTTAAAACTTTAGCTGAAGATTTAGCGACGGTCAACGGCTCCTTGCATGACCTGTAAGCAAATTTTATCAAGTCATCATCTTTAATTGAAATGAGATGATCGGATCATGGCGGTCACAAGTCATCATGCGACATGATCCCTTCCATGTATCACAGAACCAACTCAAAACAAAACAACTTTAATGAACACTTCCTGCAATGTTCAACTTTAATGTTTTCAAACAAAACACAACTTGTTATCTCATCTAAGCCATACACGTATACACCGTACTATGAATAACAAGtaaaacaaacagaaacacaTATTTAATTGAATTCATAAGTGTCATGTCCATACAAGCAAACCCATCATATGTACATATGCATTCTATAATATTATGCTAACAAGGACTTGTCTATAATGCCCATCTCTACAGCATGGCCAGAAAATGTTTTGGGCGGCAATCCCTTAGTTAGCGGATCCGCTATCATCATATCAGTACCAATATGCTCAATAGACACTCTATGTTTCTGCACTTCTTCTTTGACAGCTAAGTACTTTAAATCCATGTGCTTTGCACCCTTAGAGTACTTATCATTCTTAGAGAAGAAGACAGCTGCAGAATTATCGCAATAAATTCTTAGCGGCCTTTCTATACTGTCGACAATACCAAGCCCTAAGATAAAATTCAGCAACCATAATGCATGAATACTGGCCTCAAAGCAAGCCACAAATTCAGCCTCCATAGTTGAAGTAGCAATAACTGATTGTTTTGCACTCTtccatgatattgctccaccagaGAGCAAAAATACATAACCAAATGTAGATTTCCTTGaatctacacatccagcatagTCTGAATCCGAGTAGCCAACCACTTCAATGTGATCTGACCTCCTGTATGTAAGCATGTGATCCTTGGTGCCTTGTAAGTACCTAAGGACTTTCTTTGCAGCTTTCCAGTGGTCCATTCCGGGATTACTTTGATATCGGCCTAACATTCCAACAGCAAAGCTGATATCTGGCCGAGTGCATGTTTGAGCATACATTAAACTCCCAACCACTGATGCATAGGGAATAGACTCCatttcctttcgttccaaatCATTCTTAGGACATTGCATATTACTAAACTTGTCCCCTTTCTGAATTGGAACTATTCCTGCGGAGCAACTTTTCATTCTAAATCTCTCTAACACTTTATTGATATAACCTTTCTGAGACAATCCTAACAACCCTTCTGATCTATTACGGAATATTTCTATTCCTATAACATAGGATGCCTCACCCATATCTTTCATTTCAAAGTTGTTAGAGAgaaatttctttacatcatGTAACAAACTGATATCATTAGCAGCAAGTaggatatcatcaacatacagaacCAAAATAATAAACTTGCTCCCACTGACCTTCATATAGATACACCGATCAACGGTGTTCTCTACAAAACCAAATGACGTAATGGTATCATTGAACTTGAGATACCATTGTCGGGAAGCTTGTTTTAGTCCATATATTGATTTCTTTAACTTACACACCAAATTATCCTTTCCTGTGGTCAAGAAACCCTCTGGTTGGTCCATATAAACTTCTTCTTCCAagtcaccattcagaaaagcgGTCTTTACGTCCATTTGGTGAAGCTCTAGGTCATAATGAGCCACTAAAGCCATGACAATTCTCAAAGAGTCCTTCTTAGAAACTGGAGAGAAGGTTTCTTTGTAGTCAATGCCATCCTTTTGAGTATAACCCTTGGCGACAAGTCTAGCCTTATATCTTTCAATGTTGCCTTTCGAGTCATGTTTAGTCTTAAAGACCCACTTGCATCCGACTCGTTTTGAACCTTGAGGCAACTCGACTAGTTCCCATACTTTATTGTCGTCCATAGATTTCAACTCTTCTTTCATAGCATTGAACCACTTTTCAGAATTGCTACATTCCATGGCTTGTTTGAACGAGACTGGATCCTCATCAATGCTCAAGTCACATGCATTCTCAAGTGAATAAATCACATAGTCATTTGAAATAGCTGATCTCTTAGGTCTTTCAGACCTTCTTAATGCTATTTCTTGTGCCTCTTTTTCcacttgttcatttgtgacTTGTGCATTGTCAGCTGGCTCATTACTTTCATGTTCATTTTGTGGATTTGGAACATTAATTTGTTGTTTCCTTGTGTTATGTGACTGTGATACAAGAGGAACAACAATATGAGGAGAAACATCAATTGAATTATCTTGAGTTTCTCGAATATCCACCTTTCGTGATTCATCACTCCCACTGAACTGACCATTCTCAATGAACTGAGCATTACCAGACTCTACAATTCTCGTACTATGGTTAGGACAATAGAATATGTACCCTTTTGACTTTTCAGGATAGCCAATGAAGTAACCGCTAATGGTTCTTTCATCAAGCTTCTTTTCATGGGGATTGTATAACCTTACTTCTGCTTGACAACCCCAAACATGCAAATGCCTTAAACTAGGTTTCCTTCCTGTCCAcagttcataaggagtcttaggAACCGCTTTACTAGGAACCCTATTAAGCATATATGTGGCTGTCTTTAATGCATGCATCCATAATGAAAAAGGTACATTACTATTACTTAACATACTTCTAACCATATCCATAAGAGTACGATTCCGCCTTTCTGctacaccattttgttgtggtgtacCGGGCAATGTATACTGTGCACATATGCCCCGACTTTCAAGAAGCTTTGCAAAAGGACCTGGACATTGTCCACTTTCATTGAATTTACCATAAAATTCACCTCCTCTATCAGACCTCACAACTTTCACTTTTCTATCTAGCTGTCTTTCCACCTCATTAATGAATATCTCAAGGACATTCACTGATTGAGACTTTTCATGCAGCAGATACATATAACAATAACGTGAGAAGTCATCAATAAAGAGAATGAAATACTTTTCTCCACCCCAAGATGGAACATCAAAAGGACCACAGATATCAGTGTGTATCAACTCAAGGAGTTGACTACTTCTTGTAGCCGGGTTCTTTGATATATGTTTGGTTTGCTTGCCTTTAATGCAATCCACACATATATCCAAGTCAGCAAAATCCAATTGAGGCAACATTTCACTTTTCATTAACCTCATCATCCTTTCTTTGGATATGTGACCTAATCTTTTATGCCACAAGAAAGCAGAGCATTCATTACGTGCAGTACATTTAACACTACTATTGTGCTCAACATTAAACAGGGATTCAACAAAATTAACATCAAGATTGAAACGGTATAAACCATCCAACAAAGTACCAGAACCATAATAGTACGCAAGTTTATACAAAGAAAAACCACCATGTCCAATCTTAAAATCAAAACCTAAGCGATCCAACTTTCCTACTGAAACAAGATTTCTAGCACATCCAAGAACATATAGACACTTTTCTAGATCTAACTGATGACCAGTGTCCAAGATCAATCTGTAAGTCCCAATTCCTTCAATTCGTGCTTTCATCCTGTTTCCCATGTACAGAAACTTTTCAGTTCCTCTTATGGGCTGGATCGAAAGGAATCCCTGCATAATATGTGACACATGagtagttgcaccagaatccAACCACCAGGTATTGTTAGGTACTTCAATAAGGTTTGATTCGAAACTAATTGAAACATAAAATGTACCTTTCTTTTCGAACCAAGCCTTTCTTTTCGGACAATCTTTCTTGAAGTGTCCAGCCTTCTTACAGAAGTAGCACACATGCTCCTTATGGATTCGGCCCTCTTTAACCTTTAAGGCTTTGTCCTTCTTCTGTTCCTTTTTACCTGGTTTAGCCTTGCTGCTACTAGCTCCATCATGAGTCGTGAGATGAATGGAGTggtctttctctttctttaatCTCCCTTCCTCCTGAATCAACATGGCCTTAATTTCCTGaaagttctatttttccttaaTGGTGTTGTAGTTCACCTGGAACTGGCCAAACTCAGAAGGAAGTGAGTTAATAATAAACTGCACGAGAAAAGACTCACTTACATCCATACCCATGGACTTCAGCTTTGCTGCCAGATTTGTCATGCTAGTCACATGATCATGAATGGGTTGAGACCAATCAAACCTTTTGGTCGTCAACTCACTCATTAGAGTTCCCACAATGGACTTGTCAGTTATGTCTGATTGTGAGTACTCCTTAACTTTTGCCATAAATTCCCTTGCATTGTCTGTTTTGGGCATGGATGGCTTAACATTTTCAGCCATTGCCATTCTCATCAAGTTCAAACACAGCCTGTTAGACCTTACCCAAGCCTCATAATAAGACTTGTCATCATCTGTACTGGTCTCAGTAATGGCTGCAGGCTTTTCGTCTGTAACTATTGCTAGGTCTAAATCCATATAACCCAGTTGAAACTGAATCTGTTCCGACCAATCAGCATAGTTAAGACCATTGAACTTGATCACACCAGTGACCCCAGCAGACAAAGAAGTCATAGCTGCAAAACATTGATAAGCTTACACATTAATGCTTTGAGTAACTTAAATGGATTCAAACAAATAACTTTACCTATGCATTTAAGCTCATCTTTGGATGTAACTTAAATTCATAACTTCAAACAATAATGATGCTATTAAAACTACTTTAATAGACAAATAATTAACATGTTTATAAATCTTTAGGTATATAAACACATTTTTCAAGTATGTCAATTCTTTCTTTAATGCCATACATTATAAGTAATGGTCCACCTTTGGGTGACACAAATATTTCTTATAATGATAAGCTATCATAAGCCCCTTACATCTTTTCATAGCATCAAAACCATGGGCTGTAAATTGCAACCATAcattatgaaattaaataaacacATTTGATCACTTTGATGATACAAAtccttcatatatttaatttcataatttataCCTTACAAGCAATTATCTTTTCTACAAAATTAGTCAATATAATGCGGAAGCTATAACTTTCAGTAGGTAAATTTTGCAATGATTTCACAATACATActcatttaatatataatattattttactgTACGAGTATGTATGTCTCCTTTAAGTTAATTTACTGTACTAGGTTTGCAATTCAATTTCAATTACACCTATATATACATGTCAATATAGGTAAACAAACGCTACTGTCAATTGCCATATCTTTTTAAACTATACACATGACACGTCCATTGAAATACAGTTTCGGTCAGCCACAGCCAATTAGCACAAGGCAGCGGAAACAAAAATACTATAATTGAATCCATAAATTTCGAATTCTAAAATTAGGGTTCATAAAAATTAGAGAATTCATCTTTCATGGAGAATCAAGAAATTTAcaaccaggctctgataccaattgtaagcaAATTTTATCTACTCTAGGGTTTTCAACTTACAGAAAACCTAAGCCAGGATCTTTAATTCATATGATTCTCACTAACTTTAAAGGGAGGAGATAACTAACCTTGATTCATGCCAGAATCCATGAAGAAATCCTTAAGCTCTCTGAATCCTTTTCTCTCCTCTTTGCCTTCCACTTTCAGTCCTTCTCTGATGGatgagaagagaagcagaataCGTTACTTTGAGAACTGCTCAGTAAACCCTTTATTGTAGGTTGGTTATTGTAACCACCCactatcttttaattttctgaaggaagaggagagggaattcaaaattgaatttttaaaCCCCCAACTAACTTTAATTGCTTTAATATCCTAATGACCATCACATTGAGGATCTTTTCATAAAATTAGTTCTATAAGTTACATGGGCcacattaattattaaaataatttaacatGACCAAGATATGTGATTAAACCAAAGTAAATAATATGTTTTGTTGTAGACATACAATTACCTATCTCCTGCCCAGTGAGAGTAAACAAAAAGAGGCACTGAGATGAGTTGAAGacacaaataattttttttgtgatttcCTGAAGATACCTGGGAAATCGCTTTACTTTGTAATTTCCTACCAAGTTTAATTTGTCCCTTTTAAGGAAGCTCGTTGGATAATGTATTCCGCAGGTAAATCTTTAGGGAAAAATGACAGGTGAGTCGGTAGGATTTAAATTAGAGAATTGCTTCACAGAAGGTGCACTCATATTCATATATACTGAGTTATATAGTAATATTGAGATTACTTTACTATACTTGTCAAATAAGCTAGAGTTTCAATTTGACAACAGTTTTCCAATTACACCATTCTGCTATGCAACATGGTTGCTTTGAATAATGATGTTCTAtttccaaa from Lotus japonicus ecotype B-129 chromosome 2, LjGifu_v1.2 includes:
- the LOC130737060 gene encoding uncharacterized protein LOC130737060, whose amino-acid sequence is MDSGMNQAMTSLSAGVTGVIKFNGLNYADWSEQIQFQLGYMDLDLAIVTDEKPAAITETSTDDDKSYYEAWVRSNRLCLNLMRMAMAENVKPSMPKTDNAREFMAKVKEYSQSDITDKSIVGTLMSELTTKRFDWSQPIHDHVTSMTNLAAKLKSMGMDVSESFLVQFIINSLPSEFGQFQVNYNTIKEK